One window from the genome of Cryptomeria japonica chromosome 6, Sugi_1.0, whole genome shotgun sequence encodes:
- the LOC131040436 gene encoding probable glycosyltransferase At5g03795, with product MKERSKRQKMMKELCAASYVGSTKRSGSRNRYIRPLIYVTLVTGMLAFVFVFLNRAFSSYIRRTDCNFWLPNVTGKCTSENFQQTFALSSPKRRSGTKNPAEEIQREFQNIFSKESSDMVANGPSVLNIGKDGDDIYLNLSAFRRSYAEMEMKFKIYVYKDGLMPLVHQGPMTGIYASEGLFIDTMEQGNQFTTEDPERANMFFLPYSVRQMVTYLYKPFSRSMQPIKSNISNYVRNISVAHPYWNRTRGRDHFFVSCHDWAVYTLRDHAELSKNAIKVVCNADKSSSFNAKRDVSLPEIAIRRCKLMSKNRTNELGGPGPTERPFLAFFAGQMHGTLRPEIIRLWSNPDDPSMKIFGVLQSHPTSLADNITYIEYMKMSKYCLCPRGFDVNSPRLVEAIYYDCVPVVISDDYILPFADVLDWDKLAIRVAEKDISRLKQILQEVPQEVYESIQNRLKFARRHFLWHARPLQYDVFSMIVHSLWIRRLTA from the exons atgaaggaaagatcaaaaagacaaaaaatgatgaaggaactgTGTGCAGCATCCTACGTCGGGAGTACGAAACGCTCAGGTAGCAGGAATCGATATATCAGGCCTTTGATTTACGTTACTCTCGTCACCGGGATGCTCGCTTTCGTCTTTGTGTTTCTGAATCGCGCCTTTTCATCCTATATACGAAGAACCGACTGCAATTTTTGGCTTCCAAATGTTACTGGCAAATGCACCTCTGAAAATTTTCAACAGACCTTTGCCCTTTCTTCACCG AAAAGGCGCAGCGGAACTAAAAATCCAGCTGAGGAAATTCAAAGAGAATTTCAAAATATATTCTCCAAAGAATCTTCAGACATGGTCGCTAACGGCCCGTCGGTTCTGAATATAGGAAAAGATGGTGACGATATATATCTCAATTTGTCTGCTTTTCGAAG GAGCTACGCTGAGATGGAAATGAAGTTCAAGATTTATGTGTACAAGGATGGATTAATGCCGCTGGTTCACCAAGGTCCTATGACAGGAATTTATGCGTCGGAAGGTTTATTCATCGACACAATGGAACAGGGCAATCAGTTTACCACAGAGGATCCAGAGAGAGCGAATATGTTCTTTCTTCCCTACAGCGTTAGGCAAATGGTCACTTATTTGTACAAACCGTTTTCTCGAAGCATGCAGCCTATCAAAAGCAATATCAGCAACTATGTGCGAAACATCTCAGTTGCACATCCATATTGGAACAGAACAAGAGGCAGAGACCACTTCTTCGTTTCTTGTCACGATTGG GCTGTCTACACTCTCAGAGATCACGCGGAGCTGTCCAAGAATGCGATAAAGGTAGTTTGCAACGCAGATAAATCCAGCAGTTTCAATGCAAAAAGAGACGTTTCGTTGCCAGAAATAGCCATAAGAAGATGCAAATTAATGTCAAAGAACAGAACAAATGAGCTTGGTGGGCCGGGCCCTACAGAGCGGCCATTCCTAGCATTCTTTGCTGGGCAAATGCATGGCACCCTGAGGCCCGAAATCATAAGACTTTGGTCAAATCCCGACGATCCTTCCATGAAAATATTCGGCGTGTTGCAGTCCCATCCAACATCTCTCGCAGACAACATCACATACATTGAATACATGAAGATGAGCAAATATTGCCTGTGTCCGCGAGGCTTCGACGTCAACAGTCCCCGCCTGGTGGAAGCCATTTATTACGACTGTGTGCCCGTTGTTATTTCTGACGACTATATTTTGCCCTTCGCAGATGTGTTGGACTGGGATAAGCTGGCCATTCGTGTCGCTGAGAAAGATATCAGCAGACTGAAACAGATTCTTCAGGAGGTTCCCCAGGAGGTTTATGAATCCATTCAGAACAGGCTCAAGTTTGCACGCAGGCATTTTCTCTGGCATGCAAGGCCTCTTCAGTATGACGTCTTCAGCATGATTGTTCATTCTCTGTGGATTCGGAGACTCACGGCGTAG